One window from the genome of Pseudomonas fluorescens encodes:
- a CDS encoding FAD-binding oxidoreductase, which produces MTHPAVIDELKTLVEPGKVLTDADSLNAYGKDWTKHFAPAPSAIVFPKTTEQVQAIVRWANAHKVALVPSGGRTGLSAAAVAANGEVVVSFDYMNQILDVNLTDRTAVCQPGVVTEQLQNQAEEHGLYYPVDFASAGSSQIGGNIGTNAGGIKVIRYGMTRNWVAGMKVVTGKGDLLELNKDLIKNATGYDLRQLFIGAEGTLGFVVEATMRLDRAPKNLTAMVLGTPDFDSIMPVLHAFQGKLDLTAFEFFSDKALAKVLGRGDVPAPFETDCPFYALLEFEATTEEVANHALETFEHCVEQGWVLDGVMSQSETQLQNLWKLREYISETISHWTPYKNDISVTVSKVPAFLREIDAIVGEHYPDFEIVWFGHIGDGNLHLNILKPENLSKDEFFAKCATVNKWVFETVEKYNGSISAEHGVGMTKRDYLTYSRSPVEIEYMKAVKAVFDPNGIMNPGKIFPI; this is translated from the coding sequence ATGACCCATCCTGCCGTGATAGATGAGCTGAAGACCCTGGTTGAGCCTGGCAAGGTCCTGACCGATGCCGACTCCCTGAACGCTTACGGCAAGGATTGGACCAAGCATTTCGCCCCGGCGCCTTCGGCCATTGTCTTTCCCAAGACCACCGAACAGGTCCAGGCCATCGTGCGCTGGGCCAATGCGCACAAAGTCGCGCTGGTACCATCGGGCGGGCGCACCGGGCTGTCCGCCGCGGCCGTGGCCGCCAACGGCGAAGTCGTGGTGTCATTCGACTACATGAACCAGATTCTCGACGTGAACCTGACCGACCGTACTGCCGTGTGCCAGCCGGGCGTGGTCACCGAACAGCTGCAGAACCAGGCTGAGGAACATGGCTTGTACTACCCGGTGGACTTCGCTTCGGCAGGTTCCAGCCAGATTGGCGGCAATATCGGCACCAATGCCGGTGGTATCAAGGTCATTCGCTACGGCATGACTCGCAACTGGGTGGCAGGCATGAAGGTCGTCACCGGCAAGGGCGACCTGCTGGAGCTGAACAAGGACCTGATCAAGAACGCCACCGGCTACGACTTGCGGCAGCTGTTCATCGGCGCCGAGGGCACCCTGGGCTTCGTGGTCGAGGCCACCATGCGCCTGGACCGTGCGCCGAAAAACCTCACCGCCATGGTGCTCGGCACCCCGGACTTCGACTCGATCATGCCGGTGCTGCACGCTTTCCAAGGCAAGCTGGACCTGACCGCCTTCGAATTCTTCTCCGACAAGGCCCTGGCCAAGGTCCTCGGTCGTGGCGACGTTCCGGCACCGTTCGAAACCGACTGCCCGTTCTACGCCCTGCTGGAATTCGAAGCCACCACCGAAGAGGTCGCCAACCACGCCCTGGAAACCTTCGAGCACTGCGTGGAGCAGGGCTGGGTGCTGGACGGCGTGATGAGCCAGAGCGAAACCCAACTGCAGAACCTGTGGAAGCTGCGCGAGTACATCTCCGAAACCATTTCCCACTGGACGCCGTACAAGAACGACATTTCGGTGACTGTCTCGAAAGTCCCAGCCTTCTTGCGGGAAATCGACGCGATCGTCGGCGAACACTACCCGGATTTCGAAATCGTCTGGTTCGGCCACATCGGCGACGGCAACCTGCATTTGAACATCCTCAAGCCGGAAAACCTCAGCAAGGATGAGTTTTTCGCCAAGTGCGCGACCGTGAACAAATGGGTCTTTGAAACCGTCGAGAAGTACAACGGCTCGATTTCCGCCGAACACGGCGTGGGCATGACCAAGCGCGACTACCTGACCTATAGTCGTTCGCCGGTAGAAATCGAATACATGAAAGCCGTGAAGGCCGTCTTCGACCCGAACGGCATCATGAACCCGGGCAAGATTTTCCCGATTTGA
- a CDS encoding fumarylacetoacetate hydrolase family protein, with the protein MSYQHQYVDGTRIHFPVGKVVCIGRNYAEHAKELDNPVPTEPLLFIKPGSCVVPLEGGFSIPADRGSVHYEAEIAVLIGKPLSTKPSAEEVLDAISGFAPALDLTLRDKQAELKAKGLPWEVAKSFDGAAVIAPFVSNATFADLTDIPVRLTINGEVRQDGNSSLMLNPIVPMIQYMAGCFSLQAGDVILTGTPAGVGPLNAGDELILELPGTSRFESSVR; encoded by the coding sequence ATGAGCTATCAGCACCAGTATGTCGACGGTACACGTATTCATTTCCCGGTGGGGAAAGTGGTGTGCATTGGCCGTAACTACGCCGAACATGCAAAGGAACTGGACAACCCTGTGCCCACCGAACCCTTGCTGTTCATCAAGCCGGGCAGCTGTGTGGTGCCACTGGAAGGCGGTTTCAGCATTCCCGCCGACCGTGGTTCGGTGCACTACGAGGCGGAAATCGCCGTACTGATCGGCAAGCCGCTGTCCACCAAACCCAGCGCTGAAGAAGTACTGGACGCGATCTCCGGCTTCGCCCCGGCCCTGGACCTGACCCTGCGGGACAAACAGGCCGAGCTCAAGGCCAAGGGCCTGCCCTGGGAGGTTGCCAAGTCCTTTGACGGTGCGGCGGTGATTGCCCCGTTTGTTTCGAACGCTACGTTTGCCGACCTGACCGACATTCCCGTGCGCCTGACCATCAACGGTGAAGTGCGCCAGGACGGCAACAGCAGCCTGATGCTCAACCCCATCGTACCGATGATCCAATACATGGCCGGTTGCTTCTCGCTGCAGGCCGGCGACGTGATCCTCACCGGCACCCCGGCAGGCGTCGGGCCGCTGAATGCGGGCGATGAGCTGATCCTGGAACTGCCAGGGACGAGCCGCTTCGAAAGCAGCGTTCGCTAA
- a CDS encoding SdiA-regulated domain-containing protein: MAKTQALSAKPARRSRFALPWYAWSLLAVAAAYGLAFAMHWDDRGLLWLSEHFQSPAQRQESIWLPDYRAVIDAKPLPGMEKDEASDVAYNPQTKTLFAVMGKNPLLVELSLQGDVLRKMPLVGWNNPEGVTCMTNGLLAITDERNHMLSIVQVDANTRELNSTDFPHYDLGASQNQNKGFEAIAWDPRNQQLVLGEERPPALFTWKSDGSQLLKGDKQIHVSNELDLRNLSALAIDPRTGHTLVLSADSHLLLELDEKGEQVSFMTLLGGFNGLKDTIPRAEGVTIDDAGNLYIVSEPNLFYRLEKQR; this comes from the coding sequence ATGGCCAAAACCCAAGCACTGTCTGCCAAACCTGCCCGCCGCTCGCGCTTCGCCCTGCCCTGGTATGCCTGGTCGCTGTTGGCGGTGGCCGCAGCCTATGGCCTGGCGTTTGCGATGCATTGGGACGACCGCGGTCTGCTTTGGCTATCGGAACACTTCCAGAGCCCGGCCCAGCGCCAGGAAAGCATCTGGTTGCCGGACTACCGCGCCGTGATCGACGCCAAGCCGCTACCGGGCATGGAGAAGGACGAAGCATCCGATGTGGCCTACAACCCACAGACTAAGACTCTGTTCGCGGTCATGGGCAAGAACCCGCTCCTGGTGGAACTGAGCCTGCAGGGCGACGTGCTGCGCAAGATGCCTTTGGTGGGCTGGAACAACCCTGAAGGCGTGACCTGCATGACCAATGGCCTGCTGGCGATTACCGACGAGCGCAATCACATGTTGTCGATCGTCCAGGTGGATGCCAACACCCGCGAACTGAACAGCACTGACTTTCCTCATTATGATCTGGGCGCCTCGCAGAACCAGAACAAAGGGTTCGAAGCAATCGCCTGGGACCCGCGCAACCAGCAACTGGTGCTCGGCGAAGAACGTCCGCCGGCACTGTTCACCTGGAAAAGCGATGGCAGCCAACTGCTCAAGGGCGACAAGCAGATCCACGTCAGCAATGAACTGGACCTGCGCAACCTCTCGGCATTGGCGATCGACCCGCGCACTGGCCATACGCTGGTGCTTTCGGCCGACTCCCACCTGCTGCTGGAACTGGACGAAAAAGGCGAGCAAGTCAGCTTCATGACCTTGTTGGGTGGCTTCAACGGCCTGAAAGACACGATCCCTCGCGCCGAAGGCGTCACCATCGACGATGCCGGCAACCTGTACATAGTCAGCGAGCCGAATCTGTTCTATCGTCTCGAAAAACAGCGCTGA
- a CDS encoding SdiA-regulated domain-containing protein produces MRRLARPKPVILILLTLALIFLIAAGQYLRLFERAWFNLHTYWKPISEETIALDQYRVTVEAQVIDGLDDDVSALTFDPIRKSLFTVTNKNAEMIELSLDGKILRRIALIGFGDPEAVEFISEDTYVITDERQQRLIKIHLEDDTQFLDAADAEQMTLGVHMSGNKGFEGLAYDSVGKRLFVAKERDPMLIYEVHGFPHHNPEKSYAVHVINNPKRDAGLFVRDLSSLQYDERSGHLLALSDESRLIIELDIDGRPLSTLSLSKGGQGLQKTVPQAEGLAMDDDGNLYLVSEPNLFYVFKKPQP; encoded by the coding sequence ATGCGTCGACTCGCCCGTCCCAAACCCGTGATTCTGATATTGCTGACGCTGGCGCTGATCTTCCTGATCGCCGCCGGCCAGTATTTGCGCCTGTTCGAACGCGCCTGGTTCAACCTCCACACCTATTGGAAACCCATCAGCGAAGAAACCATCGCCCTGGACCAATACCGGGTCACGGTGGAGGCGCAGGTGATCGACGGGCTGGACGATGACGTTTCCGCGCTGACGTTCGATCCGATCCGCAAGAGCCTGTTCACCGTGACCAATAAAAACGCCGAGATGATCGAGCTGTCGCTGGACGGCAAGATTTTGCGGCGCATTGCCCTGATCGGCTTTGGCGATCCGGAGGCGGTGGAGTTCATCAGCGAAGACACTTACGTCATCACTGACGAACGCCAGCAGCGCCTGATCAAGATTCATCTGGAGGACGACACCCAATTCCTTGACGCCGCCGACGCCGAGCAAATGACCCTCGGCGTGCACATGAGCGGCAACAAGGGGTTCGAAGGGCTGGCCTACGATTCGGTGGGCAAACGCCTGTTCGTGGCCAAGGAACGCGACCCGATGCTGATTTATGAAGTGCATGGGTTTCCCCACCACAATCCGGAAAAATCCTACGCGGTCCATGTGATCAACAACCCCAAGCGCGATGCGGGGCTGTTCGTGCGCGACCTTTCAAGCCTGCAATACGATGAACGCAGCGGCCACTTGCTGGCGCTGTCCGATGAATCGCGGTTGATTATCGAATTGGATATCGACGGCCGGCCGCTGAGCACGCTGTCGTTGAGCAAGGGTGGCCAGGGCCTGCAAAAAACCGTGCCCCAGGCCGAAGGCCTGGCCATGGACGATGATGGCAACCTGTACCTGGTGAGCGAGCCGAACCTGTTCTATGTGTTCAAGAAGCCACAGCCTTGA
- the rpiA gene encoding ribose-5-phosphate isomerase RpiA — MTQDQLKQAVAQAAVDLILPKLDDKSVVGVGTGSTANCFIDALAQHKGAFDGAVASSEATAARLKGHGIPVYELNTVSDLEFYIDGADESDAHLNLIKGGGAALTREKIVAAVAKTFICIADASKLVPVLGAFPLPVEVIPMARSHVARQLVKLGGDPVYREGVLTDNGNIILDVHNLQITNPVELESQINAIVGVVTNGLFAARPADVLLLGTAEGVKTLRAE; from the coding sequence ATGACCCAGGATCAACTCAAACAGGCCGTGGCCCAGGCCGCCGTCGACCTCATCCTCCCGAAACTGGATGACAAGAGCGTCGTCGGGGTCGGCACCGGCTCCACGGCCAATTGCTTCATCGATGCGCTGGCGCAACACAAGGGCGCGTTTGACGGCGCGGTCGCCAGCTCCGAAGCGACTGCCGCACGCCTCAAGGGCCACGGGATCCCGGTGTACGAGCTCAACACCGTCAGCGACCTGGAGTTCTACATCGACGGCGCCGACGAAAGCGACGCGCACCTGAACCTGATCAAGGGCGGCGGCGCGGCCTTGACCCGCGAGAAGATCGTCGCGGCGGTGGCCAAGACCTTCATCTGCATTGCCGATGCCAGCAAGCTGGTGCCGGTGCTGGGCGCATTCCCATTGCCGGTGGAAGTCATTCCCATGGCCCGCAGCCACGTGGCCCGGCAACTGGTGAAGCTGGGCGGCGACCCGGTGTACCGCGAAGGCGTGCTGACCGATAACGGCAATATCATCCTGGACGTGCATAACCTGCAGATCACCAACCCGGTGGAGCTGGAAAGCCAGATCAACGCCATCGTGGGCGTGGTCACCAATGGTCTGTTCGCGGCGCGTCCGGCGGATGTGCTGTTGCTGGGAACCGCTGAAGGGGTGAAGACCCTGCGGGCTGAGTAA
- the ilvA gene encoding threonine ammonia-lyase, biosynthetic — MLEQYVKKILTSRVYDVAVETPLQTARQLSERLGNSILLKREDLQPVFSFKIRGAYNKLTQLSDEERARGVVTASAGNHAQGLALAAKVLGVKATIVMPKTTPEIKVEGVRSRGGKVVLHGDSFPEALAYSLKLVDEKGYVYIHPYDDPHTIAGQGTVAMEILRQHPGRLDAIFVPVGGGGLIAGIAAYVKYLRPDIKIIGVEPDDSNCLQAAMAAGERVVLPTVGLFADGVAVAQIGQHTFDICKHHVDEVITVSTDEICAAIKDIYDDTRSITEPAGALGVAGIKKYVESRGISGQTLVAIDSGANVNFDRLRHVAERAELGEGREAIIAVTIPEQPGSFKAFCEAVGKRQITEFNYRYNTGSEAHIFVGVQTHPENDPRSALIASLTEQGFPVLDLTDNELAKLHIRHMVGGHAAHVIDEVVLRFEFPERPGALFNFLNKLGGRWNISMFHYRNHGAADGRVVAGLQVPHDERHLVPAALEEIGYPYWDESDNPAYQLFLG; from the coding sequence ATGCTTGAACAGTACGTCAAAAAGATCCTCACCTCGCGCGTTTACGACGTTGCCGTAGAAACCCCGCTGCAGACCGCTCGCCAGCTCTCCGAGCGGCTGGGCAACAGCATTTTGCTCAAGCGTGAAGACTTGCAGCCGGTGTTCTCGTTCAAGATTCGCGGGGCCTACAACAAGCTGACCCAGCTCAGCGACGAAGAGCGCGCCCGCGGCGTGGTCACGGCTTCGGCGGGCAACCACGCCCAGGGCCTGGCCCTGGCGGCCAAGGTGCTGGGGGTCAAGGCCACCATCGTGATGCCCAAGACCACGCCGGAAATCAAGGTCGAAGGCGTGCGCTCCCGTGGCGGCAAAGTGGTGCTGCACGGCGATTCGTTCCCCGAAGCCCTGGCCTATTCGCTGAAACTGGTGGACGAAAAGGGCTACGTCTACATCCACCCGTATGACGACCCCCACACCATTGCCGGACAGGGCACGGTGGCGATGGAGATCCTGCGCCAGCACCCTGGGCGCCTGGACGCGATTTTCGTCCCGGTGGGCGGTGGCGGGCTGATTGCCGGGATCGCGGCCTACGTGAAATACCTGCGCCCGGACATCAAGATCATCGGCGTCGAACCGGACGACTCCAATTGCCTGCAAGCGGCCATGGCCGCGGGCGAGCGCGTGGTGCTGCCGACCGTGGGGCTGTTCGCCGACGGCGTTGCCGTGGCGCAGATCGGCCAGCACACCTTTGATATCTGCAAGCATCATGTGGACGAAGTGATCACCGTCAGTACCGACGAAATCTGCGCCGCCATCAAGGATATCTACGACGATACCCGCTCGATCACCGAACCTGCCGGCGCCCTGGGCGTGGCCGGGATCAAGAAATACGTCGAGTCACGAGGCATCAGCGGCCAGACCCTGGTGGCCATCGACTCCGGTGCCAACGTCAACTTCGACCGCTTGCGCCACGTCGCCGAGCGCGCCGAACTGGGCGAAGGCCGCGAAGCGATCATCGCCGTGACCATCCCCGAGCAGCCGGGCAGCTTCAAGGCGTTCTGCGAAGCCGTCGGCAAGCGCCAGATCACCGAATTCAACTATCGCTACAACACCGGCAGTGAAGCGCACATTTTCGTCGGCGTGCAGACCCACCCGGAAAACGACCCGCGCAGCGCGCTGATCGCCAGCCTGACCGAACAAGGCTTCCCGGTGCTGGACCTGACCGACAATGAGCTGGCCAAGTTGCACATCCGCCACATGGTCGGCGGGCATGCGGCCCATGTCATCGATGAAGTGGTGCTGCGCTTCGAGTTCCCGGAGCGCCCGGGCGCGCTGTTCAACTTTCTCAACAAGCTGGGTGGGCGCTGGAATATCTCGATGTTCCACTACCGCAACCATGGCGCCGCGGACGGCCGCGTGGTCGCGGGGCTGCAAGTGCCTCACGATGAACGCCACCTGGTGCCGGCAGCCCTGGAGGAAATCGGCTATCCGTACTGGGATGAAAGTGACAACCCGGCGTATCAGCTGTTCCTGGGGTGA
- a CDS encoding DUF2269 family protein: METLTALKIAHVVATVLLLAGALGLAVWVWRTRRNGDATAAARTLQRPRLFVWLVMILALASLPFTGWWMVHQVGWPLGQTWLLASSVLYTVAALAGFWLLVRLNRLRKLPTAGNGKFTLALALFSVVCFIAIAGLMGAKPV; encoded by the coding sequence ATGGAAACGTTAACCGCGCTGAAAATCGCTCACGTCGTCGCCACGGTGTTGTTGTTGGCAGGTGCCCTGGGGCTGGCCGTCTGGGTCTGGCGCACGCGACGCAACGGCGATGCCACGGCGGCCGCGCGCACGCTACAACGGCCGCGACTGTTCGTCTGGCTGGTGATGATCCTGGCACTGGCGAGCCTGCCCTTCACCGGCTGGTGGATGGTGCATCAAGTCGGCTGGCCACTGGGCCAGACCTGGCTGCTGGCTTCCAGCGTGCTGTACACCGTGGCGGCGCTGGCCGGGTTCTGGCTATTGGTACGGTTGAACAGACTGCGCAAGCTGCCGACGGCGGGCAACGGCAAATTCACCTTGGCCCTGGCGCTGTTCAGCGTCGTCTGCTTTATCGCCATTGCGGGGTTGATGGGGGCCAAGCCGGTTTAA
- a CDS encoding HAD family hydrolase — MRLALFDLDNTLLGGDSDHAWGDYLCERGFLDAVTYKARNDAFYEDYLAGKLDNAEYLNFCLEILGRTEMHVLAQWHQDYMRDCIEPIVLPQAIELLEKHRDAGDKLVIITATNRFVTAPIAERLGVETLIATECEMVDGRYSGRSTDIPCFREGKVTRLNRWLEETGHSLENSYFYSDSMNDLPLLEVVTHPVAVDPDPNLRAEAERRGWPVISLRG, encoded by the coding sequence ATGCGGCTGGCTTTATTCGACTTGGATAACACATTGCTGGGCGGCGACAGCGACCACGCGTGGGGCGATTACCTGTGTGAGCGCGGTTTTCTGGACGCTGTCACGTACAAGGCACGCAACGACGCGTTCTACGAGGATTACCTGGCCGGCAAGCTCGACAACGCCGAGTACCTGAACTTTTGCCTGGAAATCCTCGGCCGTACCGAAATGCACGTGCTGGCCCAGTGGCACCAGGACTACATGCGCGACTGCATCGAGCCGATCGTATTGCCCCAGGCCATCGAACTGCTGGAAAAGCACCGTGACGCTGGCGACAAGCTGGTGATCATTACCGCCACCAACCGCTTCGTCACCGCGCCGATTGCCGAGCGCCTGGGCGTCGAAACCCTGATCGCCACCGAATGCGAGATGGTCGACGGGCGCTACAGCGGCCGCAGCACCGACATCCCGTGTTTTCGCGAGGGCAAGGTGACGCGCCTCAACCGTTGGCTGGAAGAAACGGGGCATTCCCTGGAGAACAGCTATTTCTATAGCGACTCGATGAATGACTTGCCGTTGCTGGAGGTGGTGACGCACCCGGTGGCGGTGGATCCGGATCCGAATCTTCGGGCCGAGGCCGAGAGGCGGGGTTGGCCGGTGATTTCGTTGCGCGGCTGA
- a CDS encoding RNA pyrophosphohydrolase has protein sequence MIDPDGFRPNVGIILTNDAGQVLWARRINQDAWQFPQGGINPQETPEEALYRELNEEVGLEREDVEILACTRGWLRYRLPQRLVRTHSQPLCIGQKQKWFLLRLISNEQRVRMDLTGKPEFDGWRWVSYWYPLGQVVTFKREVYRRALKELAPRLLTRD, from the coding sequence GTGATCGATCCCGATGGTTTCCGTCCCAATGTAGGGATCATTCTTACGAATGATGCTGGGCAGGTGCTATGGGCTCGCCGTATCAATCAAGACGCCTGGCAGTTTCCCCAGGGTGGGATCAACCCCCAGGAGACGCCGGAAGAGGCCTTGTACCGCGAGTTGAACGAAGAAGTGGGGCTTGAGCGAGAAGATGTCGAAATACTCGCCTGCACCCGAGGTTGGTTGCGCTATCGTTTGCCGCAACGCCTGGTCCGCACGCACAGCCAACCGCTGTGCATCGGCCAGAAGCAGAAATGGTTTCTCCTGCGCCTGATCTCCAACGAGCAGCGGGTGCGGATGGATTTGACCGGTAAACCGGAGTTCGATGGCTGGCGCTGGGTCAGCTATTGGTATCCGTTGGGCCAGGTGGTGACATTCAAGCGCGAAGTGTATCGACGCGCTCTCAAAGAGCTTGCCCCGCGCCTGCTGACGCGCGACTGA
- the ptsP gene encoding phosphoenolpyruvate--protein phosphotransferase yields MLNTLRKIVQEVNSAKDLKAALGIIVLRVKEAMGSQVCSVYLLDPETNRFVLMATEGLNKRSIGKVSMAPNEGLVGLVGTREEPLNLENAADHPRYRYFAETGEERYASFLGAPIIHHRRVVGVLVIQQKERRQFDEGEEAFLVTMSAQLAGVIAHAEATGSISGLGRQGKGIQEAKFVGVPGSPGAAVGTAVVMLPPADLDVVPDKTITDINAELGLFKTAIEGVRADMRALSAKLATQLRPEERALFDVYLMMLDDASLGSEVTTVIKTGQWAQGALRQVVTDHVNRFELMDDAYLRERASDVKDLGRRLLAYLQQERQQTLVYPDNTILVSEELTPAMLGEVPEGKLAGLVSVLGSGNSHVAILARAMGIPTVMGLVDLPYSKVDGIQMIVDGYHGEVYTNPSDVLRKQFADVVEEEKQLSLGLDALRDLPCVTLDGHRMPLWVNTGLLADVARAQKRGAEGVGLYRTEVPFMINQRFPSEKEQLAIYREQLAAFHPQPVTMRSLDIGGDKSLSYFPIKEDNPFLGWRGIRVTLDHPEIFLVQARAMLKASEGLNNLRILLPMISGTHELEEALHLIHRAWGEVRDEGTDVPMPPVGVMIEIPAAVYQTKELARQVDFLSVGSNDLTQYLLAVDRNNPRVADLYDYLHPAVLQALQNVVRDAHAEGKPVSICGEMAGDPAAAVLLMAMGFDSLSMNATNLPKVKWMLRQINLSKAQELLAEVMTIDNPQVIHSSLQLALKNLGLARMINPASNKTL; encoded by the coding sequence ATGCTCAATACGCTGCGCAAGATCGTCCAGGAAGTTAACTCCGCCAAGGATCTCAAGGCGGCGTTGGGGATTATTGTATTGCGCGTCAAAGAGGCCATGGGCAGCCAGGTCTGCTCGGTCTACCTGCTGGACCCCGAGACCAACCGTTTCGTGCTGATGGCCACCGAGGGCTTGAACAAGCGCTCCATTGGCAAGGTCAGCATGGCCCCCAATGAAGGCCTGGTCGGCCTGGTCGGCACGCGCGAAGAACCCCTGAACCTCGAAAACGCCGCGGATCACCCGCGCTACCGCTACTTTGCCGAAACGGGCGAAGAGCGTTATGCCTCGTTCCTCGGCGCACCGATCATCCACCACCGCCGCGTCGTCGGCGTGTTGGTCATCCAGCAAAAAGAGCGCCGCCAGTTCGACGAAGGTGAAGAAGCCTTCCTCGTGACCATGAGCGCGCAATTGGCCGGCGTTATCGCCCACGCCGAGGCCACCGGCTCGATCAGCGGCCTGGGTCGCCAGGGCAAGGGCATCCAGGAAGCCAAGTTCGTCGGCGTGCCGGGTTCGCCGGGCGCGGCGGTGGGCACGGCCGTGGTCATGTTGCCGCCTGCCGACCTCGACGTGGTGCCGGACAAGACCATCACCGACATCAACGCCGAGCTGGGCCTGTTCAAGACCGCCATCGAAGGCGTGCGGGCCGACATGCGGGCCCTGTCGGCCAAGCTGGCGACGCAGTTGCGCCCTGAAGAGCGCGCGCTGTTCGACGTTTACCTGATGATGCTCGACGATGCCTCCCTGGGCAGCGAAGTGACCACCGTCATCAAGACCGGCCAGTGGGCCCAGGGCGCGCTGCGCCAGGTGGTGACCGACCACGTCAACCGCTTCGAACTGATGGACGACGCCTACCTGCGCGAGCGCGCCTCGGACGTCAAGGACCTTGGCCGCCGGTTGCTGGCCTACTTGCAGCAGGAGCGCCAGCAGACCCTGGTCTACCCCGACAACACCATCCTGGTCAGTGAAGAGCTGACCCCGGCCATGCTCGGCGAAGTGCCCGAAGGCAAGCTGGCGGGGCTGGTTTCGGTATTGGGCTCGGGCAACTCCCACGTGGCGATCCTGGCCCGGGCCATGGGCATTCCGACGGTGATGGGCCTGGTGGACCTGCCGTATTCCAAGGTCGACGGCATCCAGATGATCGTCGATGGCTACCACGGCGAGGTCTACACCAACCCCAGCGACGTCCTGCGCAAGCAGTTTGCCGACGTGGTGGAGGAAGAAAAGCAACTGTCCCTGGGACTGGATGCGCTGCGGGACCTGCCGTGCGTGACCCTCGACGGCCACCGCATGCCCTTGTGGGTCAACACCGGCCTGCTGGCCGACGTGGCCCGGGCGCAGAAGCGTGGGGCCGAGGGTGTGGGCCTGTACCGCACCGAAGTGCCGTTCATGATCAACCAGCGCTTCCCCAGCGAAAAGGAACAGCTGGCGATCTACCGCGAACAACTGGCCGCGTTCCACCCGCAACCGGTGACCATGCGCAGCCTGGACATCGGCGGCGACAAGTCCCTGTCCTACTTCCCGATCAAGGAAGACAACCCGTTCCTCGGCTGGCGCGGCATCCGCGTGACGCTCGACCACCCGGAAATCTTCCTGGTCCAGGCCCGCGCCATGCTCAAGGCCAGCGAGGGCCTGAACAACCTGCGCATCCTGTTGCCGATGATCTCCGGCACCCATGAACTGGAAGAAGCCCTGCACCTGATCCACCGGGCCTGGGGCGAAGTGCGCGACGAAGGCACCGATGTGCCGATGCCACCGGTGGGGGTGATGATCGAGATCCCGGCGGCGGTGTACCAGACCAAGGAACTGGCGCGGCAGGTGGATTTCCTGTCGGTGGGCTCCAACGACCTGACCCAGTACCTGCTGGCCGTGGACCGTAACAACCCACGGGTTGCCGACCTGTACGACTACCTGCACCCGGCGGTGCTGCAAGCCCTGCAGAACGTGGTGCGTGACGCCCATGCCGAAGGCAAGCCGGTGAGCATCTGCGGTGAGATGGCCGGCGACCCGGCGGCCGCGGTGCTGCTGATGGCGATGGGGTTCGACAGCCTGTCGATGAACGCCACCAACCTGCCGAAAGTGAAGTGGATGCTGCGCCAGATCAACCTCAGCAAGGCCCAGGAATTGCTGGCGGAAGTGATGACCATCGACAACCCGCAGGTGATCCACAGCTCCCTGCAACTGGCGCTGAAGAACCTTGGGTTGGCGCGGATGATCAATCCGGCTTCGAACAAGACGCTCTGA
- a CDS encoding NRDE family protein, whose protein sequence is MCLIVFAWRPGHAQPLIVAANRDEFYARPTLPLAQWPDAPHVHAGRDLEAGGTWLGIGAEGRFAALTNIRDPGQVPAFKSRGELVARFLTGNLSIADYLSEIVPRANEYGGFNLLLGDGTELWHHNARDTQPQRLAEGVYGLSNAGLNTPWPKLLKARAALGEVLDDPQPQALLALLNDPQPAPVAELPDTGVGLATEMLLSSVFIASPAYGTRASTALIVHADGTRQMVERSFGPHGGHLGEVEVRA, encoded by the coding sequence ATGTGCCTGATCGTATTTGCCTGGCGACCCGGCCACGCCCAACCGCTGATCGTGGCGGCCAACCGCGACGAGTTCTACGCCCGGCCAACCTTGCCCCTGGCGCAGTGGCCTGACGCGCCCCATGTCCATGCCGGGCGCGATCTCGAAGCCGGTGGCACCTGGCTCGGCATTGGCGCCGAAGGTCGTTTTGCCGCCCTGACCAACATCCGCGACCCGGGCCAGGTGCCGGCCTTCAAGTCGCGCGGTGAGCTGGTAGCGCGGTTCCTGACCGGGAATCTGTCGATTGCCGATTACCTCAGCGAGATCGTGCCCCGCGCCAACGAGTATGGTGGTTTCAACCTGCTGCTCGGCGATGGCACCGAGCTGTGGCACCACAACGCCCGCGATACCCAGCCCCAGCGGCTGGCCGAGGGCGTCTATGGTTTGTCGAACGCTGGGCTGAACACGCCATGGCCCAAATTGCTCAAGGCCCGGGCGGCCCTGGGCGAGGTGCTGGACGATCCGCAGCCCCAGGCCTTGTTGGCGCTGCTGAACGACCCGCAACCCGCGCCGGTGGCGGAACTGCCAGACACGGGCGTGGGCCTGGCGACCGAGATGCTGCTATCGAGTGTGTTCATTGCCAGCCCGGCCTACGGGACGCGGGCGAGTACGGCGCTGATTGTCCATGCCGATGGGACGCGGCAGATGGTCGAGCGCAGTTTCGGGCCCCATGGGGGGCATTTGGGGGAGGTGGAGGTCAGGGCTTAG